A single region of the Magnetococcales bacterium genome encodes:
- a CDS encoding radical SAM protein yields the protein MHKNGNPSLEGMAGMSEKMFLFVNLAIDGGYQGVHHGIASLVPVVRQFGFAVRAMNLTSHLSTEDFLARVADIAPDVVGYSLTSLQQGYLQKFSMALRQHYPNLLQLAGGSGATLQPDMPGTGVDGFCLGEGETPLFQLLTTLASGGERLSVDGFHWHGPEGILRRPPTHFARDLDAFSFPDYSVFDLETVVFGSDASLSLILSRGCPYQCTFCSNTALRSVYDTTRGYFRTPSVQHALAAIRHQLTCYPQVRFIHFEDDLLIARKSWFIDFAERYRLEIGLPYRMNVRTECISLEIVTALRESGCVMAFLGVESGNETYRRTMLKRNHTNRQILERSALIKQANIKLFTFNIMGFPHESTEQMRDTLELNRQIGPDTGVCTFFYPFPGTELYDLCQREGLLPPEQDTPSQPTNYNTLPIIPGTLREKRACVRMVQSLRQYLYFQDLKHKMRLYRQTHSRASSVFYFLRLFAFFLARTHIPQNTQRRLYSLFLQSQTLAPVTRRILQGIK from the coding sequence CAACCTTGCCATCGATGGTGGCTATCAGGGCGTGCATCACGGCATCGCCAGTCTAGTCCCTGTTGTGCGGCAATTTGGTTTTGCCGTTCGCGCCATGAATCTGACATCGCACCTTTCCACGGAGGATTTTCTAGCCCGGGTTGCCGACATAGCCCCGGACGTTGTCGGCTACTCTCTCACATCCCTGCAACAGGGTTATTTGCAAAAATTCTCCATGGCCTTGCGGCAGCATTACCCCAACCTTCTGCAACTGGCAGGCGGCAGCGGAGCCACCCTGCAACCGGACATGCCGGGAACAGGTGTCGACGGATTTTGTCTCGGCGAAGGGGAGACACCTCTTTTCCAGTTGCTCACAACGCTTGCGTCGGGTGGTGAGCGCCTTTCCGTGGATGGTTTTCACTGGCATGGACCCGAAGGCATCCTCCGCCGGCCACCGACCCACTTTGCCCGGGATCTGGATGCCTTTTCCTTTCCGGATTATTCTGTTTTTGACCTGGAAACAGTTGTTTTTGGCAGCGATGCCTCGTTAAGCCTGATCCTGAGCCGGGGATGTCCCTACCAATGTACCTTTTGTTCCAACACCGCTTTGCGTAGCGTATACGACACGACACGGGGCTATTTTCGCACCCCATCCGTCCAGCACGCCCTCGCGGCCATCCGACATCAATTGACTTGCTATCCTCAAGTACGCTTCATCCATTTCGAAGATGATTTGCTGATTGCCCGCAAAAGCTGGTTTATTGACTTTGCTGAACGTTATCGTCTGGAAATTGGCCTCCCCTACCGCATGAACGTGCGCACGGAGTGCATCTCCCTGGAGATTGTGACCGCTTTGCGGGAGAGCGGTTGCGTCATGGCTTTTCTTGGCGTGGAAAGCGGCAATGAAACGTACCGCCGCACCATGCTCAAACGCAATCATACCAATCGGCAAATCCTTGAGCGCTCTGCCCTGATCAAGCAGGCCAACATCAAGCTCTTCACTTTCAACATTATGGGTTTCCCGCATGAGAGCACGGAGCAGATGCGGGATACCCTGGAATTGAATCGTCAAATCGGGCCAGATACGGGGGTCTGCACATTTTTTTATCCCTTTCCGGGCACGGAGCTTTATGATTTGTGCCAGCGCGAAGGTTTGCTCCCGCCCGAGCAGGACACTCCATCTCAACCCACCAATTACAACACCCTCCCGATCATACCGGGTACGCTCCGGGAAAAACGCGCTTGTGTTCGCATGGTCCAAAGCTTACGTCAATATCTTTATTTTCAGGATCTCAAACACAAGATGCGATTGTATCGTCAAACACACTCCAGGGCAAGTTCTGTGTTTTATTTCCTTCGTTTATTTGCGTTCTTTCTTGCGCGCACGCATATTCCACAAAATACCCAACGACGTTTATACAGTCTGTTTCTGCAATCGCAAACTCTGGCGCCAGTGACGCGACGCATCTTGCAGGGAATCAAATGA
- a CDS encoding FkbM family methyltransferase, which translates to MLLKVVRRFEFPRKYGLYDRLFGESLARLGIVDIETGAHLTWKLDLRNSPSRWIVYGLYDANFLMWAKRFVPKDGIIVDSGANIGQMAMYLGQMNPVGRLFAFEPGSHQADWLAGQLEKNRRHLPSVELHRLGLGNKEEQLFLQNHGSEDTHGGQSQIRPLRGEPVQMVRLDRFLNERGIRHVDLWKLDVEDHEIPAMEGAMEFLESHRIRAIYAELHGDNGLAIREFLQRLGYRILTFSSWGRDPGPENIVGFHDNGLFVPSDS; encoded by the coding sequence ATGCTGTTAAAGGTGGTGCGCCGTTTTGAGTTTCCCCGCAAATATGGTCTTTATGACCGGCTTTTCGGCGAATCTTTGGCGCGTCTGGGCATTGTCGACATCGAGACCGGCGCCCATCTGACCTGGAAGCTCGACTTGCGCAACTCCCCATCCCGCTGGATCGTCTATGGTCTTTATGACGCAAACTTTCTGATGTGGGCCAAGCGCTTTGTGCCAAAAGACGGGATCATCGTCGACTCCGGTGCCAACATTGGCCAAATGGCCATGTATCTTGGGCAGATGAATCCCGTTGGTCGTTTGTTTGCCTTTGAACCTGGATCACACCAGGCTGATTGGCTTGCCGGGCAGTTGGAAAAAAATCGCCGACACCTCCCCTCGGTGGAACTCCATCGCCTGGGTTTAGGCAACAAAGAGGAGCAACTTTTTCTGCAAAATCATGGCTCGGAAGATACCCACGGTGGCCAGAGTCAAATACGCCCATTGAGGGGTGAACCTGTCCAGATGGTACGCCTGGACAGGTTTCTCAATGAGCGGGGTATCCGGCACGTCGACCTCTGGAAATTGGATGTCGAAGACCATGAAATCCCGGCGATGGAGGGGGCCATGGAGTTTTTGGAGTCGCATCGCATTCGTGCCATCTATGCTGAACTGCATGGCGACAATGGTCTGGCCATTCGTGAATTTTTGCAACGCCTTGGCTACCGAATTCTGACCTTTTCCTCTTGGGGGCGCGATCCTGGACCGGAAAATATTGTCGGCTTCCATGACAATGGACTTTTTGTTCCGTCTGACTCATGA
- a CDS encoding glycosyltransferase family 2 protein — protein MKTCILVPAWNCCHLLTPMVERLELKGAEDEIIVVDDASCDETFNVAASLPRVHVYRNEANLGYGGTSQRLYQLAMEHNADFTVNLHGDLGHPPENLPKVLERLHQGDVDIVIGSRLIFIQEMVEKEGWLKLLDAKARHNMPYNRLFGHMALTVMQNMILGTSLHSFHEGMRGCNRAAVKWILEHEFPSWYEYDMMLLIHAYKAGLRISEVGVPPNYIDNVHSSAPPIKYGMHTLKNTWKIRSSLNLDET, from the coding sequence ATGAAGACATGTATTCTTGTTCCAGCGTGGAACTGCTGCCATCTGTTGACGCCAATGGTCGAACGTCTCGAACTGAAGGGTGCTGAAGACGAGATTATCGTGGTGGATGACGCCAGTTGCGATGAGACCTTCAACGTCGCCGCATCTTTGCCCAGAGTTCACGTTTATCGCAATGAGGCCAATCTTGGCTACGGCGGCACCAGCCAAAGGTTGTATCAACTTGCCATGGAACATAATGCGGACTTTACCGTCAATTTACACGGTGATTTGGGACACCCACCGGAGAACTTGCCCAAAGTTCTGGAGCGTCTGCATCAGGGTGATGTCGATATCGTGATTGGTTCCCGTTTGATTTTCATCCAGGAGATGGTCGAAAAAGAGGGTTGGCTGAAACTTCTCGATGCCAAGGCAAGACACAACATGCCATACAACCGGCTGTTTGGCCACATGGCTTTGACAGTCATGCAAAACATGATCTTGGGAACGTCCCTTCACTCTTTTCATGAAGGAATGCGTGGGTGCAACCGTGCCGCCGTGAAGTGGATTCTGGAACATGAGTTTCCCAGTTGGTATGAATATGACATGATGCTCTTGATTCATGCCTATAAGGCGGGGCTCCGCATTTCTGAAGTCGGTGTACCTCCCAACTATATTGATAACGTACACAGTTCCGCCCCGCCGATCAAATATGGCATGCACACTCTGAAAAACACTTGGAAAATACGATCATCCTTGAACCTCGACGAAACATGA
- a CDS encoding class I SAM-dependent methyltransferase translates to MEAPLLKDRIFSSPRLVPCNLCGTSACREIFPSTLRTPDEKADFSVFGSAGEHPPVVQCEQCGLVYANPPDDGEWLARQYLRTPVTHYLAEKGAREQTARADAALVCRHVSPGPVLDVGCSAGLFLHALPPEYPPLGIEPSVAAATEARKLLGEHAVINMPLEKTELPQNHFQAITLWDVIEHLSDPAGTVRHLVSRLRPGGALFLVTPDFGSLFARLTGPRWPHLVRHHLFFFTQRSLTKLLEASGLRVLSISTHTCHFSLRYLLERAGFLAVSPEGNGKKGHSPLMSAIVPVNLGDAMLVVAVKPSLPQGIGQTGFRCQRRCRIT, encoded by the coding sequence ATGGAAGCACCACTCTTGAAGGATCGAATTTTTTCATCACCGAGATTGGTTCCCTGCAACCTGTGTGGTACAAGCGCTTGCCGGGAGATATTCCCCTCAACGTTGCGCACTCCCGATGAGAAGGCTGATTTTTCCGTTTTTGGTTCGGCTGGAGAGCATCCGCCTGTGGTACAATGCGAGCAGTGCGGCCTGGTCTACGCGAACCCACCGGATGATGGGGAGTGGCTTGCCCGGCAATACTTGAGGACGCCCGTAACCCACTATCTGGCGGAGAAGGGTGCCCGAGAACAAACTGCCCGAGCCGATGCCGCCCTGGTTTGCAGGCATGTTTCCCCAGGACCGGTTTTGGACGTCGGGTGTTCTGCCGGACTTTTTTTGCACGCCCTGCCCCCGGAATACCCCCCCCTGGGAATAGAGCCTTCGGTGGCTGCGGCGACAGAAGCCAGGAAACTTCTTGGCGAACATGCTGTGATCAACATGCCTCTGGAGAAGACCGAACTCCCCCAAAACCACTTCCAGGCCATCACGCTGTGGGACGTCATCGAACACCTGTCGGACCCGGCGGGGACGGTGCGCCACCTCGTCAGCCGTCTGCGTCCCGGGGGGGCACTTTTTTTGGTGACACCAGATTTCGGCAGCCTGTTTGCGCGCCTCACCGGTCCGAGATGGCCTCACCTGGTACGACATCACCTGTTTTTCTTTACCCAAAGGAGTCTCACAAAACTGCTCGAAGCGTCAGGCCTGCGGGTGCTGAGTATTTCGACCCACACTTGTCACTTCTCCTTGCGCTATCTGCTCGAACGTGCGGGCTTTCTCGCTGTTTCTCCCGAGGGCAACGGAAAAAAAGGACACAGCCCCCTGATGAGCGCCATCGTGCCGGTCAATTTGGGTGACGCCATGCTGGTTGTGGCAGTCAAGCCCTCCCTGCCACAAGGGATTGGACAGACTGGATTCCGCTGCCAAAGGCGATGCAGAATCACGTAA
- a CDS encoding NAD(P)-dependent oxidoreductase: MKTILITGGFGFLGTHLTELLTQDQEDRVHVVDDLSTSPLSLEYYFSKIGNRPNLTWDILTIQNFFARGVKTKFDEVYHLASPVGPAGVLKFSGEMVRQVVTDSYLVMDYCVQNAAKFLNVSTSEVYGGGQGGYCPETTPKIVPPVTTVRLEYAIAKLAAETSIINTCRVKDLHAVIVRPFNVAGPHQSPRGGFVLPRFLRQAHAGEPLTVFNEGNAVRAITHVQDMVDGIVRALRFGRSGEAYNIGNPANKVSVLDLARKVLEVTRSPSAIIKVDPKTIHGPLFEEANDKFPDNEKAKKELGWFPKFTLEEVIKDAYQDFLEQLEKKATLDPVT, encoded by the coding sequence GTGAAGACAATTTTGATTACAGGCGGGTTTGGTTTTCTGGGAACACATTTGACGGAGCTTCTGACGCAGGATCAAGAAGATCGGGTACATGTGGTGGACGACCTTTCCACCTCACCTCTCAGTTTGGAGTACTATTTTTCCAAAATTGGCAACAGACCCAACCTGACCTGGGACATTTTGACCATTCAGAATTTTTTTGCCAGGGGCGTCAAAACCAAATTTGATGAGGTCTACCATCTGGCTTCTCCGGTTGGCCCGGCAGGGGTCTTGAAGTTCAGTGGCGAAATGGTGCGGCAGGTGGTGACGGACAGTTATCTGGTCATGGACTATTGCGTCCAGAATGCGGCAAAATTTTTGAATGTTTCCACCAGTGAGGTCTATGGAGGCGGTCAGGGAGGATATTGTCCCGAGACCACGCCCAAAATCGTGCCGCCGGTTACGACAGTACGCCTTGAATATGCCATTGCCAAGTTGGCTGCCGAGACATCCATCATCAACACCTGCCGGGTCAAGGATCTGCACGCAGTGATTGTGCGTCCCTTCAATGTGGCCGGTCCCCATCAGTCACCCCGGGGTGGGTTTGTGCTTCCCAGATTTCTCCGCCAGGCCCATGCGGGCGAACCTCTGACAGTTTTCAATGAGGGCAATGCCGTGCGGGCGATCACCCACGTTCAGGATATGGTGGATGGCATCGTGCGTGCCCTGCGGTTTGGACGCTCGGGAGAGGCCTACAATATCGGCAATCCGGCCAACAAGGTTTCGGTCCTCGATTTGGCACGCAAGGTTCTGGAAGTGACGCGCAGCCCGAGTGCCATCATCAAGGTGGATCCAAAAACCATTCATGGGCCTCTGTTCGAAGAAGCCAATGACAAATTTCCAGATAACGAAAAAGCCAAAAAAGAGCTGGGGTGGTTTCCCAAATTTACCTTGGAGGAGGTTATCAAGGACGCCTATCAGGATTTTTTGGAGCAACTGGAGAAAAAAGCCACGCTCGATCCCGTTACGTGA
- a CDS encoding FkbM family methyltransferase — translation MPILRWTMERVSDHLVFKRRMPRQFGGRPIYVTPGSALKYWRLDLGRIDPDLLRFVQTYVHPGHQVWDIGANVGLLSFAAAGLTGTQGGVLAIEPDTRLVEVIRKSLRLQENADLRLDVLPVSVASDLGISHFHIAARGRSANHLAVAKGSSQTGGTSTTYPVVTVTLDWLLEKYGKPDIIKIDVEGAEHLVMQGGERVLRDARPVFLCEVSDFNSPFISDLFKKNHYQIFDWEKNDNKPVDLAPFSTLALPR, via the coding sequence ATGCCAATTTTACGCTGGACTATGGAAAGAGTAAGCGATCATCTTGTTTTTAAAAGAAGAATGCCTCGGCAATTTGGTGGTCGTCCGATCTATGTGACACCTGGGTCGGCGCTAAAATATTGGAGGTTAGATCTTGGCAGGATCGATCCGGACCTGCTGCGATTTGTCCAAACCTATGTCCATCCTGGCCACCAGGTATGGGATATCGGGGCCAACGTCGGTCTCCTCTCTTTTGCAGCAGCCGGTCTCACCGGAACCCAGGGGGGTGTCCTGGCCATCGAACCGGACACCCGACTGGTGGAAGTGATCAGAAAAAGTCTACGATTACAAGAAAATGCCGATTTACGGCTTGATGTCCTACCTGTTTCGGTAGCCAGCGATCTGGGCATCAGCCATTTTCACATCGCTGCCCGTGGACGCAGTGCCAATCATTTGGCCGTGGCAAAAGGGTCAAGTCAGACAGGTGGCACTTCCACAACATATCCTGTCGTCACCGTCACTCTCGATTGGCTTCTGGAAAAGTATGGAAAGCCTGATATCATCAAAATTGATGTAGAAGGCGCCGAACATTTGGTCATGCAAGGAGGGGAACGTGTTTTGCGAGATGCTCGCCCTGTTTTCTTGTGCGAGGTGTCGGATTTCAACAGCCCTTTCATTTCTGATCTATTCAAGAAAAATCACTATCAAATTTTTGATTGGGAAAAAAATGACAATAAACCAGTTGACCTAGCCCCTTTCAGCACATTGGCCTTACCTCGATAG